The following coding sequences lie in one Arachis ipaensis cultivar K30076 chromosome B05, Araip1.1, whole genome shotgun sequence genomic window:
- the LOC107644407 gene encoding casein kinase 1-like protein 3 isoform X1, protein MERIIASKYKLGRKIGSGSFGEIYLATHVDTFEIVAVKIENTKTKHPQLLYEAKLYNILQGGSGIPSIRWSGVDGEDNVLVMDLLGPSLEDPFVYCGRKFSLKTVLMLADQMMTRIEYVHSKGFLHRDIKPDNFLMGLGRKANQVYIIDFGLAKRYRDSTTNRHIPYRENKNLTGTARYASCNTHLGIEQSRRDDLESLGYVLLYFLRGSLPWQGLKAATKKQKYDKICEKKVSTPIEVLCKSHPVEFASYFHYCHSLTFDQRPDYGFLKRLFREQFAREGYEFDYVFDWTILKYQQAQKNRVQAHSSVVPGASNSRATPMDDDNHRGDATEHIKSGNATGSGVKFQFKSPAVKNPLDKNDKNIFGEANIPSTSHSHAGPSKRNSLKPAPSSDAVNPGLGQGSKVGPSSSWISSLHRISSAK, encoded by the exons ATGGAACGCATCATCGCCTCCAAGTACAAGCTCGGCCGCAAGATCGGAAGCGGTTCCTTCGGCGAAATCTACCTAG CTACGCATGTTGATACCTTCGAGATCGTCGCCGTCAAGATC GAGAACACTAAAACGAAGCATCCTCAATTGCTTTATGAGGCCAAGCTTTACAACATTCTCCAAGGAGGAA GTGGCATTCCTAGCATAAGATGGTCTGGTGTAGATGGGGAGGATAATGTTCTTGTGATGGATTTGCTGGGGCCTAGTCTTGAGGATCCCTTTGTGTATTGTGGAAGAAAGTTCTCATTGAAGACAGTATTGATGTTGGCTGATCAAATG ATGACTAGAATAGAATACGTGCATTCCAAAGGTTTTCTACATAGAGATATAAAGCCTGACAACTTCCTCATGGGACTTGGTCGGAAAGCAAACCAG GTTTACATAATTGATTTTGGGCTTGCAAAACGATATCGGGACTCTACAACCAATCGCCACATCCCTTACAG GGAGAACAAAAACTTAACGGGGACTGCACGCTATGCAAGTTGCAATACACATCTTGGGATTG AGCAAAGTCGGCGGGATGATTTGGAGTCATTGGGATATGTGCTTCTCTACTTTCTCAGAGGAAG CCTTCCTTGGCAAGGTCTAAAGGCTGCAACAAAGAAGCAGAAGTATGACAAAATATGTGAGAAGAAAGTGTCAACCCCTATTGAG GTTCTTTGCAAATCTCATCCTGTAGAGTTTGCTTCATACTTCCATTACTGCCACTCTCTGACCTTCGATCAGCGACCTGACTATGGATTCTTGAAGCGCCTATTTCGGGAACAATTTGCTCGGGAAG GGTATGAATTTGATTATGTGTTTGATTGGACTATTTTAAAGTACCAGCAGGCACAAAAGAATAGAGTCCAGGCTCACTCATCT GTGGTCCCAGGAGCAAGCAACAGTCGTGCAACACCAATGGACGATGACAACCATCGAG GTGATGCTACAGAGCACATTAAATCAGGCAATGCCACTGGCTCTGGTGTTAAATTTCAGTTTAAGTCACCTGCTGTTAAAAATCCACTCGACAAGAACGACAAGAAT ATTTTTGGCGAAGCAAATATACCCTCTACTTCCCATTCTCATGCTGGTCCCTCAAAAAGGAACTCCTTGAAGCCTGCTCCGTCCTCCGATGCTGTTAACCCTGGCCTTGGGCAAGGCAGTAAAGTTGGCCCTTCAAGTAGCTGGATTTCATCTCTGCATCGCATATCATCTGCCAAATGA
- the LOC107644407 gene encoding casein kinase 1-like protein 3 isoform X2 encodes MDLLGPSLEDPFVYCGRKFSLKTVLMLADQMMTRIEYVHSKGFLHRDIKPDNFLMGLGRKANQVYIIDFGLAKRYRDSTTNRHIPYRENKNLTGTARYASCNTHLGIEQSRRDDLESLGYVLLYFLRGSLPWQGLKAATKKQKYDKICEKKVSTPIEVLCKSHPVEFASYFHYCHSLTFDQRPDYGFLKRLFREQFAREGYEFDYVFDWTILKYQQAQKNRVQAHSSVVPGASNSRATPMDDDNHRGDATEHIKSGNATGSGVKFQFKSPAVKNPLDKNDKNIFGEANIPSTSHSHAGPSKRNSLKPAPSSDAVNPGLGQGSKVGPSSSWISSLHRISSAK; translated from the exons ATGGATTTGCTGGGGCCTAGTCTTGAGGATCCCTTTGTGTATTGTGGAAGAAAGTTCTCATTGAAGACAGTATTGATGTTGGCTGATCAAATG ATGACTAGAATAGAATACGTGCATTCCAAAGGTTTTCTACATAGAGATATAAAGCCTGACAACTTCCTCATGGGACTTGGTCGGAAAGCAAACCAG GTTTACATAATTGATTTTGGGCTTGCAAAACGATATCGGGACTCTACAACCAATCGCCACATCCCTTACAG GGAGAACAAAAACTTAACGGGGACTGCACGCTATGCAAGTTGCAATACACATCTTGGGATTG AGCAAAGTCGGCGGGATGATTTGGAGTCATTGGGATATGTGCTTCTCTACTTTCTCAGAGGAAG CCTTCCTTGGCAAGGTCTAAAGGCTGCAACAAAGAAGCAGAAGTATGACAAAATATGTGAGAAGAAAGTGTCAACCCCTATTGAG GTTCTTTGCAAATCTCATCCTGTAGAGTTTGCTTCATACTTCCATTACTGCCACTCTCTGACCTTCGATCAGCGACCTGACTATGGATTCTTGAAGCGCCTATTTCGGGAACAATTTGCTCGGGAAG GGTATGAATTTGATTATGTGTTTGATTGGACTATTTTAAAGTACCAGCAGGCACAAAAGAATAGAGTCCAGGCTCACTCATCT GTGGTCCCAGGAGCAAGCAACAGTCGTGCAACACCAATGGACGATGACAACCATCGAG GTGATGCTACAGAGCACATTAAATCAGGCAATGCCACTGGCTCTGGTGTTAAATTTCAGTTTAAGTCACCTGCTGTTAAAAATCCACTCGACAAGAACGACAAGAAT ATTTTTGGCGAAGCAAATATACCCTCTACTTCCCATTCTCATGCTGGTCCCTCAAAAAGGAACTCCTTGAAGCCTGCTCCGTCCTCCGATGCTGTTAACCCTGGCCTTGGGCAAGGCAGTAAAGTTGGCCCTTCAAGTAGCTGGATTTCATCTCTGCATCGCATATCATCTGCCAAATGA